A section of the Chryseobacterium ginsenosidimutans genome encodes:
- a CDS encoding response regulator, protein MNKKILIVDDDPRNIFALKLTLKSRGYQIASTTMASEAIEMLKKDKHFDVVLMDMMMPELDGYEAIRIIRNTPSISGIPVIAVTAQAMPEDRQKCLDVGAQDYISKPIDVDQLINAIEKL, encoded by the coding sequence ATGAATAAGAAAATTTTAATTGTGGACGATGATCCACGCAATATATTTGCTTTAAAACTGACCTTAAAATCTCGTGGTTATCAAATTGCAAGCACCACAATGGCTTCGGAAGCTATTGAGATGCTAAAAAAAGATAAACACTTTGATGTGGTTTTAATGGATATGATGATGCCGGAATTGGATGGTTATGAAGCAATCAGAATTATAAGAAATACACCGTCTATCAGTGGTATTCCTGTGATTGCTGTTACTGCACAGGCCATGCCCGAAGACCGCCAGAAATGTCTTGATGTCGGAGCGCAGGATTATATATCAAAACCGATCGATGTAGATCAATTAATTAATGCCATTGAAAAACTGTAG